One genomic region from Anticarsia gemmatalis isolate Benzon Research Colony breed Stoneville strain chromosome 7, ilAntGemm2 primary, whole genome shotgun sequence encodes:
- the Ada gene encoding adenosine deaminase-like protein, protein MALALDSFCRELPKVELHAHLNGSLSRDTMLQLKRFHADSGLADQTNAFFDEFQVGAGDTRKLSDCFQVFSIAHTLTSTPETLALATTLTLQDFQDDGCCYLELRSTPRDTPHMTKVSYIETIIQTIQKSSRHLTMITRLIVSINRNSTCSEIDEITNLAIQYYKNYPDIVVGLEISGDPTVGSFQTFVPALNKARAAGLKISLHCGEVCNPQEVMDMLKFKPDRIGHGICIHPNYGGTDETWAKLCELKIPVEVCLTSNVNTKSSPDYDSHHFKHLYEAEIPVIICTDDKGVFSTSLSQEYRICAETFNLTPSKLARLSLNACQYIFADDTRKMLNDKLLNFINKNAL, encoded by the exons atGGCCTTAGCTCTAGATTCATTTTGTCGAGAATTGCCGAAAGTT gagtTACACGCTCATCTCAATGGATCCCTGAGTCGTGATACAATGTTACAATTAAAAAGATTCCACGCGGACTCCGGTCTTGCGGACCAAACGAATGCTTTCTTTGACGAATTTCAAGTTGGTGCCGGCGATACGAGGAAATTATCTGA cTGTTTCCAAGTATTTAGTATTGCACATACCCTAACAAGTACTCCAGAAACCCTCGCCTTGGCCACAACTTTGACTCTTCAGGACTTTCAGGATGATGGTTGTTGTTACCTAGAACTTAGGAGCACTCCACGAGATACTCCGCACATGACCAAAGTATCATACATTGAGACCATTATTCAGACTATACA GAAGTCTTCTCGTCACCTCACAATGATTACTCGACTTATAGTTTCTATCAATAGAAACTCAACATGTTCAGAGATTGATGAAATTACTAACTTAgccatacaatattataaaaattacccTGATATTGTTGTGGGACTGGAAATAAGTGGTGATCCAACTGTTGGCAGTTTTCAGACGTTTGTGCCTGCATTAAATAAAGCTAGAGCAGCAGGTCTGAAG ATTTCATTACATTGTGGTGAGGTTTGCAACCCACAAGAGGTGATGGACATGCTCAAATTCAAACCTGATAGAATTGGCCATGGTATCTGCATACATCCTAATTATGGAGGGACTGATGAAACATGGGCAAAACTGTGTGAATTAAAAATACCTGTTG aAGTATGTCTGACAAGTAATGTGAATACTAAATCAAGTCCAGATTATGACTCTCATCACTTCAAACACCTCTATGAAGCTGAAATTCCTGTTATTATATGT ACAGATGACAAGGGAGTATTCTCAACTTCTTTGTCTCAAGAGTACCGGATTTGTGCTGAGACATTTAACCTGACTCCTTCAAAATTAGCAAGACTTTCGTTAAATGCGTGTCAGTACATATTCGCCGATGATACTCGTAAAATGCTTAACGATAAGCTgctcaattttattaataaaaatgctttataa
- the Polr1D gene encoding RNA polymerases I and III subunit AC2 l(2)37Cg yields MKISELPGDEDSGPTCRTYVFQNESHTLGNALKCIITRYEDVDFCGYTVPHPAEAKMHFRIQARETPALEVLKRGLKDLEKVCDHTIDLFEKEVKEFTKT; encoded by the exons ATGAAGATTTCTGag CTCCCAGGAGATGAGGATTCAGGGCCAACATGCAGGACttatgtatttcaaaatgaAAGTCACACACTAGGAAAtgctttaaaatgtataatcaCCAGATA tGAAGATGTAGATTTCTGTGGTTATACAGTACCTCATCCAGCTGAAGCCAAAATGCACTTTAGGATACAGGCCAGAGAAACACCAGCATTAGAAGTATTGAAAAGAGGACTAAAAGATTTGGAGAAAGTTTGTGATCATACAatagatttatttgaaaaagaagtaaaagaatttaccaaaacataa
- the Tim8 gene encoding translocase of inner membrane 8, whose translation MGDLSDYASPKGADSELQDFLVAEKQKAQFHAQIHEFNDFCWDKCVDKPGAKLDSRTETCITNCVERFIDVSLLITNRFAQMLEKGGGMH comes from the exons ATGGGTGATCTTTCAGACTATGCAAGCCCAAAAGGAGCAGACTCGGAATTGCAAGATTTCCTTGTCGCTGAAAAACAAAAGGCTCAATTTCATGCTCAG ATTCACGAATTCAACGATTTCTGCTGGGATAAATGTGTCGACAAGCCTGGAGCAAAACTAGATTCTCGCACAGAGACCTGTATCACCAACTGTGTGGAAAGATTTATTGATGTATCTCTGTTGATCACAAACAGGTTTGCACAGATGTTAGAGAAAGGAGGCGGAATGCAttga
- the Dhdds gene encoding dehydrodolichyl diphosphate synthase subunit translates to MSWIKENCVSFFQLFCIKVVKTGRIPQHIAFIMDGNRRYAKKNSVDTSAGHYKGFDKLSETLKWCLDLGVPEVTVYAFSIENFKRSKEEVDALMDLARDKFQRLLDEMDHINEWGVRVHIAGRLSLLPEDCRALASRAMLATRHNNKLRLNIAYAYTGRDEISRAASHIVDGVKNNELTPQDIDEQLVSQTLELGEAELLVRTSGEVRLSDFMLWQVSNTVLYFSDVLWPEFTIWNLLAAIIHFQRYSPPRKEEQPISDTKKLFLNKLEDQRRQKLEKFISC, encoded by the exons ATGTCGTGGATAAAAGAGAACTGCGTTTCTTTCTTCcaattgttttgtattaaagttGTGAAGACTGGTCGTATTCCTCAACATATAGCGTTTATTATGGATGGAAACCGTCGCTACGCCAAGAAAAACAGTGTTGACACTAGCGCTGGACATTATAAAGGATTTGATAAATTATCTGAAACTTTAAAG TGGTGTTTAGACCTCGGAGTTCCTGAAGTTACAGTGTATGCATTTAGCATAGAGAACTTTAAACGCAGCAAGGAAGAAGTGGATGCCCTTATGGATTTAGCTAGAGACAAGTTCCAGAGACTGCTAGATgaaat GGATCACATAAATGAATGGGGAGTGAGAGTACATATTGCTGGTCGTCTATCTCTACTACCTGAGGACTGTAGAGCTTTGGCCTCCAGAGCAATGCTTGCAACGAGGCATAATAATAAACTGAGACTAAACATTGCTTATGCATACACAG GAAGAGATGAAATCAGTCGTGCAGCATCACATATAGTAGATGGCGTGAAAAATAATGAACTTACACCTCAGGACATTGATGAACAACTTGTGTCACAAACCTTGGAGCTTGGAGAAGCTGAACTGCTTGTCCGAACCTCTGGCGAAGTCCGGCTCTCCGATTTTATGTTATGGCAG GTTTCCAACACAGTATTGTATTTCTCAGATGTTTTATGGCCAGAGTTTACTATTTGGAATCTTCTAGCAGCAATCATTCACTTCCAAAGATATTCTCCGCCTCGGAAAGAGGAACAGCCTATAAGTGATACGAAAAAGCTTTTTTTGAACAAATTGGAGGATCAAAGAAGACAAAAATTGGAGAAATTTATTAGTTGTTAG
- the LOC142974308 gene encoding RNA transcription, translation and transport factor protein: protein MSNIFKLKLTALGHPNPENFNCEDEKEYRSVVLWLEDQKIRHYKIEEREGLRNIDNDAWKEAYNNYQKDLVSPASEGSPNEQLNWLLSYAVRLEYADNVEKYKNAKVEQPKQAAPNVVSSNPLDNLDFTSPAFKAGVERVSTLAGVGPHPDPKFRLSALTKILKTNPHPDPPKTDMNLIQQPADVLKLLFVQDLRDLQTKINEALVAVQTVTADPRTDTKLGRVGR from the exons ATGAGTAATATCTTTAAACTTAAACTAACTGCTTTGGGGCATCCCAATCCAGAAAACTTCAATTGCGAAG ATGAAAAAGAATACAGAAGTGTCGTCTTGTGGCTAGAAGATCAGAAAATTAGACACTACAAAATTGAAGAACGAGAAGGTCTAAGAAACATTGACAATGATGCATGGAAGGAAGCTTACAATAATTATCAGAAGGACCTAGTGAGTCCGGCGTCTGAAGGCAGTCCGAATGAACAGTTGAATTGGTTGTTGTCGTATGCCGTGAGATTGGAGTATGCAGATAATG TTGAAAAATACAAGAATGCTAAAGTGGAACAGCCAAAACAAGCTGCACCAAATGTGGTATCTTCAAATCCTCTGGACAATCTTGATT TTACAAGTCCAGCATTCAAAGCAGGTGTGGAAAGAGTATCAACACTTGCTGGAGTTGGACCACATCCAGACCCAAAATTCAGACTGTCAGCATTAACAAAGATTCTTAAAACCAATCCACATCCAGATCCTCCTAAAACTGACATGAACCTCATCCAGCAACCTGCTGATGTACTGAAGCTTCTGTTCGTTCAAGACCTCAGAGATTTGCAGACTAAGATCAATGAAGCTTTGGTGGCAGTTCAAACTGTTACTGCTGATCCACGCACAGATACTAAGCTTGGACGTGTTGGAAGATAA
- the LOC142974306 gene encoding protein FAM50 homolog produces the protein MAHYKGAASEAGRAMHLMKKREKSQQEIELRKKKIEENLKIDNIENKFATHYDAVEQQLKSSTIGLVTLDEMKAKQEHIVREREKKLAQKKAEKEKERQKEIEAKQAQKNKQKRQIQALSFDMNEEEEEDEVEDEVSSADEKPDKNWRDKEEPSFKKIKKNPDVDTSFLPDREREEADLKLREELRLEWVMTQASLKDEPITVTFSYWDGSGHRRNVTLKKGNSIYQFLQRCLDTLRPEFSELKTVSADQLMYVKEDLILPHHYTFYDFIVTKARGKSGPLFQFDASDDVRLVNDATQEKQDSHAGKVLLRSWYERNKHIFPASRWEPYDPTKTYSKYTIKGK, from the exons atggCGCACTACAAAGGTGCAGCATCAGAGGCGGGCAGAGCCATGCACCTGATGAAGAAGAGGGAGAAATCTCAGCAAGAAATAGAGCTTCGTAAGAAGAAAATAGAGGAAAATCTGAAGATAGACAACATAGAGAACAAGTTTGCGACCCACTATGATGCTGTGGAACAGCAATTGAAGAGTTCGACCATTGGTCTTGTTACTCTAGATGAGATGAAGGCTAAGCAAGAACACATTGTACGGGAAAGAGAGAAGAAACTGGCACAGAAAAAAGCAGAAAAAGAGAAGGAACGTCAAAAAGAGATTGAAGCAAAACAGGCACAGAAGAATAAACAAAAGAGACAG ATTCAAGCATTATCATTTGATATGAAcgaggaagaagaagaagatgagGTAGAGGATGAAGTGTCGTCAGCAGATGAGAAGCCAGACAAGAACTGGAGGGACAAAGAGGAACCG TcattcaaaaaaattaaaaagaatccAGACGTGGACACATCATTTCTACCAGACAGAGAAAGAGAGGAGGCTGATCTTAAATTACGTGAAGAATTAAGGCTTGAATGGGTTATGACACAAGCAAGCCTTAAAGATGAACCCATTACCGTCACTTTCAGCTACTGGGATGGCTCCGGTCACAGAAGAAATGTTACCTTAAAAAAAG GAAACTCCATATATCAATTCTTGCAAAGATGCTTGGATACACTACGACCTGAGTTTAGTGAACTGAAGACTGTTTCTGCTGACCAACTGATGTATGTCAAGGAAGATCTCATATTGCCACACCATTACACATTTTATGATTTCATTGTTACCAAG gcAAGAGGCAAAAGTGGACCACTGTTCCAGTTTGATGCATCTGATGATGTCAGACTTGTTAATGATGCTACACAAGAGAAACAGGATTCACATGCTGGAAAAGTATTATTGAG ATCCTGGTATGAAAGAAACAAACACATATTTCCAGCATCAAGATGGGAACCTTATGATCCTACTAAAACTTATTCCAAATACACCATCAAGGGAAAATGA
- the RpS2 gene encoding ribosomal protein S2, with translation MADAAPAGGRGGFRGGFGSRGGDRGRGGPRGRGRGRGRGRGRGKEDQKEWVPVTKLGRLVREGKIDKLESIYLFSLPIKEFEIIDFFLGPSLNDEVLKIMPVQKQTRAGQRTRFKAFVAIGDNNGHIGLGVKCSKEVATAIRGAIILAKLSVLPVRRGYWGNKIGKPHTVPCKVTGKCGSVTVRLIPAPRGTGIVSAPVPKKLLQMAGVQDCYTSARGSTGTLGNFAKATYAAIAKTYAYLTPDLWRDIPLTKSPYSEFKA, from the exons atGGCGGACGCAGCTCCAGCCGGTGGACGTGGCGGTTTCCGCGGTGGTTTTGGTTCCCGTGGTGGCGATAGAGGCCGTGGTGGTCCCCGTGGCCGTGGACGCGGTCGTGGTCGCGGCCGTGGACGTGGAAAGGAAGACCAGAAGGAATGGGTACCTGTAACCAAACTCGGCCGTCTGGTTCGTGAGGGAAAGATCGACAAACTCGAAAGCATCTACCTGTTCTCTCTTCCCATTAAAGAGTTCGAAATCATCGACTTTTTCCTTGGGCCCTCTTTGAACGATGAGGTCCTCAAGATCATGCCTGTACAGAAGCAGACCCGTGCCGGTCAGCGTACTCGTTTCAAGGCCTTCGTCGCTATCGGTGACAACAATGGACACATTGGTCTGGGTGTGAAGTGCAGCAAGGAAGTTGCTACCGCCATCCGTGGTGCCATCATCCTCGCTAAGTTGTCAGTTCTGCCAGTCCGCAGAGGTTACTGGGGTAACAAGATCGGAAAGCCCCACACTGTGCCTTGCaag GTCACAGGCAAGTGTGGTTCCGTCACCGTAAGGCTGATCCCAGCTCCTCGTGGTACTGGTATTGTGTCTGCTCCAGTACCTAAGAAGCTGCTTCAGATGGCTGGAGTCCAGGACTGCTATACATCAGCTCGTGGTTCCACCGGCACCCTTGGAAACTTCGCCAAGGCTACATATGCCGCCATCGCCAAGACCTATGCTTACCTGACCCCAGACTTGTGGAGGGACATCCCGTTGACCAAGTCACCTTACTCTGAGTTCAAAGCCTAA
- the LOC142974312 gene encoding N(4)-(Beta-N-acetylglucosaminyl)-L-asparaginase-like, with product MIKPLLFGLCLTINVIRSDPNVPIVITTWGFYNATVKAWDVLKDGGVALDAVEQGASVCEALQCDGTVGYGGSPDENSETTLDALIMDGKTMNVGAVGALRRIKSVISVARRVLDHTKHSFLVGELATQFAVQMGFKEESLTTPESKGLWTKWHEENNCQPNFWMNVKPDPTQHCGPYRELRSSSMDLEPEVQMIINRYNHDTIGMIAIDENGDIAAGTSTNGAKYKIPGRIGDSPIPGAGAYADNAVGGAAATGDGDIMLRFLPSFLAVEEMRRGASPSEAANTAVRRIASHYSNFMGAVIAITKTGEYGAACHGISSFPFVVRDNTREIAEVITITC from the exons atgattaaaccGTTATTATTCGGTTTATGTTTAACAATTAATGTAATAAGGAGTGACCCTAATGTGCCGATAGTAATAACGACTTGGGGGTTTTATAATGCTACAGTGAAGG CTTGGGATGTCTTAAAGGACGGTGGTGTAGCCTTAGATGCTGTTGAGCAAGGAGCTTCTGTATGTGAGGCTTTACAATGTGACGGAACTGTGGGCTATGGGGGGAGCCCCGATGAAAATAGTGAAACAACATTGGATGCTCTTATAATGGATgg gaaaaccATGAATGTTGGGGCGGTTGGTGCTCTGCGTAGAATAAAAAGCGTTATATCTGTTGCTAGGCGTGTGTTAGATCATACCAAACACTCGTTCTTAGTGGGTGAGTTAGCAACGCAGTTTGCGGTCCAAATGGGCTTCAAAGAAGAATCTCTGACTACTCCCGAATCAAAGGGATTATGGACTAAATGGCATGAAGAGAACAATTGTCAACCAAATTTTTGGATG AATGTCAAGCCAGATCCGACGCAGCACTGCGGTCCATATCGTGAACTTAGGTCAAGTTCTATGGATTTAGAACCAGAAGTACAGATGATAATAAACAGATACAACCATGATACAATTGGAATGATTGCTATAGATGAAAATGGTGATATAGCGGCCGGTACTTCTACTAATGgagctaaatataaaatacctgg AAGAATTGGTGATTCCCCAATACCAGGAGCGGGTGCATATGCGGACAACGCTGTTGGAGGCGCTGCGGCTACGGGAGACGGTGATATTATGCTCCGATTTTTACCGAg cTTCTTAGCAGTTGAAGAAATGCGAAGAGGAGCATCACCTTCAGAGGCAGCAAACACTGCCGTTAGAAGAATCGCGTCGCACTATTCCAACTTTATGGGAGCCGTTATAGCGATAACGAAAACGGGAGAATATGGCGCAGCATGCCATGGCATATCCTCGTTTCCTTTTGTGGTCCGTGATAATACTAGAGAAATAGCAGAAGTTATTACTATTACATGTTAA